The Cuculus canorus isolate bCucCan1 chromosome 10, bCucCan1.pri, whole genome shotgun sequence region GTGGGAGAGCTGAACTTGAAGGTGCATCTGAATATGCCTCTGAAATGCAGACAATTAACGTGCCAAAAAGATTTATGGCTCCCCAGTTTTTATAGTTAATCAGCAATTCACTTACCACGTTTGAAGTAGACAGCGGAGAGGCAGGAGAGTTGTGGTGCTGAAAAAAGGTTTAAGGCACATATCAATAAGCcatgtctggtttttttttctgttgctgagatttagatgagattaTATTctataggaaaataaatacttgtgtATCATTGAAGCATCACTGATAGAGTTGTAAAatctttttaacatttcaggGAATAACTCTGTACAAGCATAAAAATCatgctttcaaaatgcttttttgaaaTTTCTAAGAACACTTAAGGGCTGCAGATTTTTTTGCTGGATTAAATGAAACTTATTTCTGAATTCAAAAGGTGACTGAGTAGCTTTTTTGAATATTACTGTCATTTCAACTTTTctgtgttaattttttaaagaaatatttgtatacAGCAAGTAGAAAGTTAAGTTATTGAGATTGAGATGATATTTCAAAGTTCCATCTGCTATTAGTTAAAATTTGTCTTGCAAAAACACGCTGGAAAGAAAATCCTTAGCTTCCAAGGCTAGGCAGACGGGAGAGTTTTTTATTTAtgtggttgtttttctttaaatcactATTTTGTGGCATTTCTGAACAGAAGAGAATTCACACACTCTCCATTTCACTTGGATACATTTTACAAAGCCATAAGGGTGAGGTACTATTTGTGTCTTCTGACTATTTGTTAAATGGTGCTCCTCCCAGGCCACGAAGGTAGTGAAATGCGTAAGGGGTGTATGAAAGGACGAGAATGCTTTATATAACTCTGACTTGTTCCAGATCAGAATTGACTGCAATAATGAAAGGAGTGTCCACACTAAAACATTACAGAATACCTCCAATGAAGGTAGTCGGCTGCGCACGGGTAAAGAACGTaatcagaagaaagagaaagcgGACAGCGCAGATGGTCAACAGCCACTCGTGAATGGAGTACCCTAAACTGCATAAATCTGAAGTCACATTTCCTATACTGTTTCAGTAATTCCTATTCCATGTTAGAGAAACTTGTTAGGCCAAAGACAAATAGTAGGCAAGATGGCGCAGGGCATGAAATGAACATATGTTCTCTGTTAGCCTTTTTTAACATCAACAGTATGCAGTTGTTTTCAGAATAAGAAGttattcaaatatttgcattaaaatatctgaatttcagaaaaatgctttcaagtACATATTGCAGTTCAAACAATGGAAgatacttttttgtttgttttaaaaatactgagctGTGCATTGGTAAACTTTCTGTTCAGTTGTACCATTTTAACACATCGGGTCAAATTCACTGCTCAATTTcaattttcagaataaatagtGTTTGCAGTAATCAAATTGGCTTCTGTTTTCAATCTAACTTACAAGTTCTTCATGAAATGCTATGTCGTTTTATGTCCTGTGTCAGTTCACATTCTGGTCCacctttttcaatattttagtGGACTCTGAAATACGTGTGATGTAACAATTGTCATTTTCATTAGCAAAAAAAGTTGTATGATCTGTGCCTTTTTTATATCTTGGCAGGTAGGAATATTATATTTGGATGCAGAAATCAGGGAAGATGAGTTGGTAACactaaatgtaaaatatatgtaGCAATCCTTGTCAAACGTTAGTACTTTATAGACAAGTGCATGCTTTCCataattttttccttacatAAACATTGAGTTAGGCAGTTATAAGAATAGGAAATTTATTTTGCACTGAAGATTTGGCAAATAGTGTTATTGAAAAAGgggtgtaatttttttctttgtaggcagtacaaaagcttttttaaaaaaaaatcaaaaaaaaaaaacctttccattGTGGAAAACTAAAAAACTCATTGTTACCGAGGGAACAAGTGTAACGTGTTCACAAGCTAGTAATGTGTGCCTGCTATTTGGCCAGAAGACCAGTTCAAAGCGCTGATGTTTTTCATCCTCCCAGAACTTTTTGAATTGCTTGTTTTAATTCAGGGACTATCAGGAGAGGTAGGAACAAAATCATAAGTAATGCCCTGGAAAACACAGATGTAGTAGTTGGAGATACTGGATGTAGAACAAAAATTCATCACATTTCGAGGTACAAGTTCTGAATTACCAGTCAGTTCAAAGGTGTCACAGAATTTGATCTGAAGTACAGTCATACACCAGAGAAGGGGGGGAAGTAGTgggaggagctgtgctttcttttatttctgatcaCACATTAAACTTGCTGGGCAAAACTGTATAAGGACCTtcattttaatccatttttattCGGATTACTCCAGAAGGAGAGCCACTGTTTATGTACAGAATTGTACAAACTTGACCTTGCCTCTGATGTATTTTGtgagtttttgtttctttgcttttttcatttttttttccttgcatacAGGTGAGCATACTAAAAATGGCAACGAACTGCACATGAtttaacaaatataaaaatgtcttaaaaagtATTGCCAAACATTAGTGTTAATTTCTAGTTATTTATTTTGGGAATGTATagtatttgaaaacagaatttggtACCTTGCACACATCATCTGTAAGCTGTTTGGTTTAAAATACTGTAGATAATTAACCAAGGTAGACTGACCTTGTAATGTAACTGCTCTTGGGCAATATTCTCTGTACATATTAGCTACAACAGATTGGATTTTATGTTGACATTTGTTTGGTTATAGTGCAATATATTTTGTATGCAAGCAGTTTCAATAAAGTTTGATCTTCCTCTGCTAACTGATGTTGATGCAATCCTTATAAatgattgctttttaaaatctcaaagtagagagaaagtatttttttgtttagactAATTGGAGCTATTgtttatttacacattttaGAAGACTCCTAAAATATTACCAGTTTTCAAAATATGGCACATAATTCTCAAGAGAACGCAATCTGATTATTAGATGGTACAGTACCTGTTGAGTTGTCACACTACATGCACTATATATCTCACATTCAGTGGTTGAGTTCACTAAGGTGCTAACTAGGTTAAATGTGAAATAACTAAACTACAGTCTAACTAATTAGCTGCATTCCATTTTCAAGTGCATTTTGGGATTATGACCTTTTCCAGTATTTGTGTGCTTAACATGTATCCCTTTCAATTCAAACTCTAGTGTTATTTAAATGTGATTAAATTTCAACAAATTAAACTGTGAATCTAAATgtacaattttattttgaaaagtcaTGTTGTTATGAAAAGTAAAAGTGCAAGAAATGTCTGATGCTTGAGTTCAGGTCTGTCCTACTGGTAACTTATAAAGTATGGTCTgatgaattaaaattatttttaaaataaagttctttaaaaagagtGAGAGGTATTTGTGAATGATGCTGATGCCTAAATTCAGTAGGGTTTAGCTCCAAGTCTATCAATTAACTAATGCTTATGAAAATGGaaagtttgtttttcatttctttactaaaatgcatttttgttaaTGATGGTGGGAAGCTAAGGTTTTATACCAACTCTGAAAACTTTtatcaaggaaaaaatgtataCAGTTTTTTTGCTACATAGATAAAATTATCTGTCTTTATAAGCATTGAAGATGAAGAAGCAAATAGGGTTTGTTTCTTGAATACGGAAATTATTTGAATAGTTGAGGTTTTTCAGCCCTTTGTATCTCTGCTATCAAATagtgtttctgctttcaaaagctAGAAATGAAATTTAGTACTGTATGATACTGAGTGTagactttgcatttttcatagGGACATTTACTGTAAAAGACAGGTTATTTCCTGAAGTGCCGTGTGTTTCACTGCAAAACCATTCAGTACTGGATGTTAGAAGGGAATAGATCATTTAGCTTCCCTTGAGTATTCCTCAGCCACTTCAGGAACCTTGCTGTATGGTTCTCGTAATGGGCGCTTTGTATTAATCTGCAAGAGGAAAGATATGTCTCTAGTTTTTTTTACCCTGTGTGTTGTTAAAAGATTTTGTCCATTTCCAGAAACAGTAAGATTCATAGTGGAATACATGTACCAAGGGGTTTGGAGGAGTTGTAGATACTGGTTCTCATGGCTACATTAAAGAACCTTTTTAAAAGTGACAAGGCTTAGTTTGGTCTAGATTCTGCAGAAGAGTGTAGTAACCTTGTTTGTTGTCCACATGACCTTAACATTTCTTAGGTTTTCATCCTTAAAGACTCTAGTCGGACTCTTTTCCGGCTGTATTCATATCCGTGAAAATCAGGGTGACTAGAAGAACTTGTAATACCTTAACAGTAAAACATGGCTTCATATACGTTATGAAAAGTGAGGTTAGTACTTCTGAGGTAAGTGTGTTCTGAATAGATTCCAGATTGATCTGCAGGGTTGTTCTTCCCAGAGTTTCACTAGGCTGAAGTGCAGCATAGCTTTCACATCACgtttttatgctgtttttaCCATTGAAAGAGTTAGATTTTCTGCACTTCTTTATTCTTCAGCAGCGTGGGTCTATCACAGCAGTCCATGGATCTTTTGCCTGCATTAGGagatgaatttctttttttctactactgacaattttttttagatGTATCCCATATCTGTCACTTCTGCTTTCGTGGTTATGAAGATCATCTGTCTTGAGCAATTCTGGATGGAGATAAATTGCTACTAAACCATGAATATGAATTATTTGCaactaataattttttatgttgtttaaaaatttctttacaataGTCTTCAAAGATACAATTTTTGTGTGCTTTGAGTGCTGAATGGAAGTTGATTGTTGCTCTTTTATGTTATCCTAgatcattgttttgtttttctgctgaggGTTCAGTAGGACAAGACTTCCTTATGTTTTTGCACTGAATATAAGAAACTGAATTCCAATAAAAGCAGttatgcaaagcaaaaaaaacccaaaaaaactcCATAGATGTAGTCTATAAATTACTGGGAACTCTACTGTTGCAGAAATGATACAACAAAGCATTGTTTTGAGTGGTTTGGGGAACTGAATGTGCTTTTTTGGCTAATGAAATCAGGTTGAGCCTTAGCTATAGACTGCCATTACTGTTAGTCAACTGTCCTAAATTCAATAAAAAGAATCAATTAAGTGGTCAAGATAAAATGTGGGGGCGACTTCCTTTGATTGTCAGCCGTCCAAAAAGTCCCATATTTGTGCATCACACTATATATAGTGTTCCATCTGTGGAAAACCTTAATTGCATATGAAATCCTatgcttcagaaaatgaagaatgcTTGTTCCTTTATTGGACATTTCTAAGTGTCTACTTCTTGGTACTATTGAGGGTGGCTGTGTCTGGTCTCTGTATAGAAGGGAACAATGAAATTGAAGATATTGTATATTGTTGATTATATTAGCAAGCTAATGCTGCATACAAATTAGATTAAAAAGAGTCACTCTCTAAACTCATTACtcaactgaaatgaaaaaaaaacccacaacatttGCATATGAATATAACTTTTCAAGATCATTTATCTGTTCAGATGGTGGCTGTAGCATATGTTTGTTCTAAAACATGAACTGCTTTAGGCAGCCTGGCTGTTTGGAGAACTGCTGGATTTGGGACATCTGCATTTACTTTAGgtttctatatattttaaaacactgtttctaATCTattcaaagatcttttccctAATAAAAGGAATAGAAGCATCTAAGAAATGTGTGTCAAACTGTACTTCTGTTTCCAGTGTGCAGATGTTTGGTGACCAGGATGGGCCTGTTATCTAATTAATATGCTTTAATAGATTATTGGGGAGCTCTAACTTAAACACTCTGACCGAACTTTGTTATAGAAGTGTATTTTGATATCCTGAGGTATTTATTAACTGGTCTGCACCATTAGATGGTGTTTCTATGTAGTGCACTGAACTGGGATTGGTAATAGGGTAACGTTGGTTTTAATTATTGGTGAATTAGAATCCAAAGAGACTTTGTAAGAGCTGGGGGGGAGAGCCTATTTTTTCAAAAGTGCCTgtgcagttttttttcctggcccCTCTGTTGATGCGTGTGTCACATCTATacatcctgagctgcatcacaGCCATGGTGAGCCCATTGTGATGAGCTTAGATACCACGTCGTCAAGCGTGACAAGTCTGCAGTTGCTGTACTCTGGACAGCTGTGGTCTTCCTGCTCTGACAGTAGTGGAGAAGGCAGCAAAAGTAATGGGGAATACTGGAATTGTCTCTTTCTCCCttgtttcccttctcccagGAAGTATTTCCTCTTTCCAATTTATCCTGAATTGTATTAAATTTTAATAGATGTCCTGGGAAACATTCCTATCCCCTTAAGAAAGACTTTAACTagcaaagcagattttctcTGTGGGACAGGATGTGTTTGTATATTACTCTACAGAACAGGTACATCATTTAGCagagggagcacagggagaagagaccctTCAAAGGCCAATATCTGTGTGAAACACAATCTTTTCCCTGTGTAACGCGTCAGAAAATGGGCTTCTCCTCCCTTACCAATACTAACTAAATCTCTAGATTTAAGCTGTTTTAACAACTAAATATATGTGGTATTAattgaaaaagacctttttaGAGTAACAACAGGAGCAGCAGGCAAAGGGAGATATAGCATCTAGCAAAGCAATCTTCAGGGGTTGGTTGGAGGTCAAAAACAGCTTAAACCTGCTGTTAAATTACTGTGAATGACTTGAGGATttctaaaagtatttttatctgTAATATCATTTTGAACTAcctttttaaattcttttaccCAAAGCATCTTATACACTCTGATTTTGAAAAGACTGAAGAATTAAATAAGAATTTGATTATAAACTTCCAACAATTTTTAGTTCTTCAGTGCTGATCCTATTTGTTAAACCTGGATTaaaatttttatcttaaaagtgattttttttaaggtatcgGGTGTCCAGCTCTGAGACACTTCAGAGAGATCACTTTTTGGCTAGTTGCTGTTAACAAGATGCCTCTTTTTAAGCTCACTTTAGATGAGGACTTTCTTCAAGACCATGTATTGTATTGGTCTttgttgcaaaagaaaaaggcaatcaCGCTCTGTGCAACAATCTGCTGTCTTGTTTGGTCTAATCCATAAATACAAAGTTAAGAtcaaaaattagttttaatgCCTAACCACATACCTGTTATTGCTGTTGGTTTTATTGCAGTAATGCTGCTAATTGGCACCCACGTAGCATGGAACTATATGGTACTGATATTGCTTTATTGCATCAATTCAAGTAAGTATTGcgaggagaaaataatttccattaaaGAAGCAAGTACCTTTAATAGCAAGAAGTGACATCTACAGTTTTGTTGTCTTGATAATgattgaaaaatactgaaaaaagtATTATAAACAGTTAATTACTCCAGATGGGATTGATCAGTCCTGATGCTTAAAAGCAAGATATGCTGCCAAGGATGAAACAAGCAGTGTGTGTTTCTCATACAGATGCTCAAAGAGGGAAATTGGAATTATAgtcatgggaaaaaatattgtgctgtgtttattttacttttgatGATACGGATTCTtctattttcctcattttgactatttttttcctccagcataCAGTTAAAGGTATTTTTATAGTCTTGAGATTTGATGTATTTGCTTACTACAGCAGGTGGCTCAAAGTACTTAACAAAGATTTTTGGCTCGTAGCTGGCACTCACATGAAGTTAAATTTGGTCATCAGACATGTGTAAAGCATCAGCCCACACATTAAGCTTGCAATTGGTCGATTATGCATTGAAAAAACCAGACTTCAGAGGCTACCAGGCTGTCGATTGCTGCAAGTGTCATTGTAAGTTGCTTCTGTAATATCTAGATGAGGAAGTTATTCtgttaaaacacacacacatatttttccagggtgtgtatgtgtgtgagcTGTAATGCAGATGAAAATGTGATTCGTAAGTGCGTGATGCAGCTTATGTTGATAGGCAGTGCCCGTTAAACCTACATGTATGGCCTGTGTGTCTTCAAACTCTCATGAGAGAGTAATGTGTAGGACAACAATGCTCATATTTTCAGATAATTATTGCCAAACTGATTGTCAGATATCTCATCTCATGAACTTCCTGTGAAATCATTACAATATCTTTAAAACGTTTTGTTCTACCTTGATTACTGGTGGAGAGGGATTGTGACATAACCGTTAATGTGAActgctggtcacatttctgATATATGTTAGTTTCAGATTCTTTGTTTTGACATATGTTCAtttctgcctgctctgctgctgctttttcccaaGGAAGTTTTGTATGACACGGAAGGGACAAGTAGTGCCCCAGGGCAGATAAAGTATTTATACACCTGGAGCTCCTGATGCTGCTAGCTGAAGAATCATCCAAAAGACTGAAGTTGTTCAATACCTTAGGTTTTGGGTTGGGCTGTGAACTCACTTCTGCTCACAAGGAACTATAAAACTCCCTCACTGAAAGCCATTGAAGTTGTGATGGTGTAAGCTGTTCATAGAGAGAGACAAGGCAAGTGAACAGGAATGCTGTGTTTCTCATTTTATCCCGATTGTGGAGTGGTTGGTTGGCGGTGGAGTCACACTGTAATTTGCACTTTTGGCATAATGAGAGATTTAGTGAGGTCAACAAGGTTTACTGATGCTATGTTTTTTTGGAGTACTGTAAACGAAAAGTGATGGAGAAGTCCCAGAGTCACAAATCAGCAGGGTCTGGGAAAGTACTCCGTAGCTCAATACTTTCATATTCAGAGAcgttttcctcttttctacaCAACTTCTGTAGGTCACTGTCTGAAACAAGATGTTGGTTTTATGTGAAAAAGCTACCTTTCATCAcgtttctgtgtttcagttggGGTCTGATCTTTATCAAAAGCGAAGGCCAAAAGTTCTGCTTGCATACATAAGAGATACATCTATAGATATAACACAGTTTTCACGTAACCTGCACCTTATAGGTGAACAGTAGGGCTTTTTAGCTTGACTGTTTCCACCTGAATGGATTCTTTAAATTTTACAGCTTTAGTTCTTCACTCATTGTGGTTCATGAAGTAATTTGAAGTAATATAATGGAATGCAACAGAAGGATATCTATGCTTAAGCATGCTGGCCATCAGTAGTCACAATTCATAATTACTATAAAGGCCTTCATAATGAAAGATAATCAGTATGAAAATGTTATTGCATTTAATTAATTATGGATACTTTGATAGTAACGAGCTATTCATTATGAGCTTTCAGGTTTTGCACCACCAACTCAGCATGTTTTAGTAAAAAGTGAACTGACACCCAGGAATTTTTACATGAAACTGAAAGATGCATATGAAACTTTGTTAAACTTCTTCAGGCCAATGAGTAAGTGTCACTTCATCACTGCAGCgttgtttctctctttccctttattCTGCCTCACTTCCAGTCCCCACTCCCACCCCTCTACCTGTCATCATTTAGTATATTTAAAACTCCGTCCGATAGTGTAAAACTGAGTAGATGTCTTCAAAATTGTATTGTTAATTGCCCTTTTCGAACTATCATGACTTTGCTCTCACTGTGTTACTACCCTCCTACAAAACCTTTCATTGTCAGTGATGTAACTGCTAAAAATGCTGAACAGTGCAGCGTAGGATCCACCTTGCCTAGCGCTGTAGTATCTGATCTGAAGTAGTTTTCCAGTCTTCCCATGTACAaataggaagaagaaagcaatttgTCGCATCCTAAATGAGAGAAGGATTTTGCCCCACAGTAATGTCTCTCCCACTTCTACTGGCTAAGGAAGGCTCCAGGGCCATTAGTTTACTGTGACCCACTCGTCTTGGAGTGCTGAAGTTAAATGACAAGAACTGCActattttgtaaaattattgAGACAGAAATAGCCATGCTACTTTGCTAATATCAATAAGAAAGATAATATCTATGAATAAAGAAAGGGATTGGCAcgtgaaaaaaaatgcaagcctGGTATTGTAATTGGatctcagaaaagagaaaggagaagcagaaatacCATTTTTCGCTTAGTCTGTTTCTGTGTCACTCCAGTATCCGTGTACCTCCACTGCTAATACCACCACCTAGCTCTAAGTAAGCACGGAGGTGTTATGAAGTGCCTGATTGCTATTTAATAAACTGATTTTGGCTGCCAGTGATGTCTGTGATGAGACTGACAAAGCAGCCAGACTTGGGAGTGTTGTTGGAACCAAGTGATGCTTTACAGCTGCTGTGAAACTGTAAGGGATGTGATATCAAGTTTTCCAGGAATTGAATAAATAGACATAAAATTTATAACTATCATACGTTTAAGCCCTTCCTACAGAGCATCTGATGATCATCAATAAATCTGTTATTAAatagcaaattttaaaaaaattgcttaaacATGTTGTTCAGTAATTGTGTTGGATATCTTGGGGGTTTGTTCCCATCAGCTGATTTTCAGCTGCTTGTAGAAATACGCAATTAGTGCCAAACAGAGATGGTCAGTTGTAATATATTCTATTGTGGGtccttagaaaaaataaatcttacaaatttgcttttttaaatagaattagTCTAGTCAGAAAATTTAGTTATCTTTCCCACGTACTTTACAAACCTAAGCACATTGCTTCTGGAATGGAGATCTtacatattatttctttttttgaagcatGCCGTCATAGAGACGGACAAACCTTAATTCCTTGCGATGTAGGAGAGGGCCATAACGCAACTGAAtgcttggaaaataaatgttgtcCTTCCAAAACTCCCCGTGAACCGCAATGTTACATGCCATTTAAAGACAGTAAGTATACTTCTGTAGATTATTGCCTTGTAGCCAAATGGTGCTTCTGGTCAGACAATGTGATCTTTGTTACTGTTTCTTCCTTTAGTTTGTAGGTCACCACTCTCTTCAAAGTAAGCGTAAGCTGGCGTTCATTTCTGCGTATGTACTAATTAATAGAGAAAACAATTTGATAAATAATTGTCTGAATGTCTTGTCAGCCCCAGCACAAGCAAAGAACAAGTGATGCAATACAAATAAGCATAGTCACATGTATTAGTTCAACAAATGAAGCTTTGTTTGTAGAAAGGAGGGGATTAATCCAAAGTAGCAGTGACTCTGTGAAAGTGCTGTGAAGAAAAGGTGAAGGAAATGGATGTATTTAATCTTGTGAAAAAGCTGAGTGGTCATTTAGTAGTTACTGAAGCCTGTTCAGAAGAGCAGTTGCTGAGATGAGGGAGCCACAAATTCTTCCTGGTAGAACCAGGTGATGTAACAAGTGGGAATTGCTGTGAATTGATGCTTGAGAAATATAGCTTGGAcattatggggaaaaaaaatcatcaggaaAATAGTGCAACTCTAGAACAAGGCATAAAAAGGTGGTACATTCACCAcccttggaggttttcaagacttGGCTAGACAATGATATGACTGAATTAACTTCATGCTGGTGGTATCCTTGCTTCAGGAAGATTGATCTACACGATGTGCAGAAGTCTCTTACAACCAAaatttctgtggttctgtgttCTCAAATTCTAGCCTTCACATAATATTTcacatctggttttgttttgtttttttgagcATAGACTTGgtgtgcattattttttttttctctctctcatatAAAAGAATGCAGCAAATGGTTTTGTACATCCTACCTTTGCACATAACTCTGGTAATCTGTGCTTTACTGAAAGGGCTGAATCAAATCTTAATTTTTgtcataacttttttttctgtttgtgtagATTTATAGAAACAGTTGTTGCTTTTTATGGTGAAATTGCTTCAACAAGCTCAAAAGTGCAAAAAATTTAGAGGCCTTTTAGTAGACACAGAATTAGtggatttggaagggacctctcaAGAGCAGATAGTCTAATCCTCCCTGCTCAAGCTGAGTAG contains the following coding sequences:
- the FMR1NB gene encoding FMR1 neighbor protein; the protein is MLLIGTHVAWNYMVLILLYCINSSFAPPTQHVLVKSELTPRNFYMKLKDAYETLLNFFRPMTCRHRDGQTLIPCDVGEGHNATECLENKCCPSKTPREPQCYMPFKDNLQLIFRVLLLVAGGLLILGCLPLCGCACLQRSPCVNPLQKASIKVKQTVQKKKVHSDDTYAPLLDSLEKDS